One Natrinema salifodinae genomic window, CACTCATATACTCTGTTAGATGGCATGATTACTCAGCCTCCGGAATTTTGACTTTGTATCGGCAGTCCCTATTCGGACAATTCGTGTACGCACCCCGTGGCATGGAGCCAGTGTACGTCCAGGCGTGGTCGCACTCGTGACAGCGCATTCGGATTCCGTCGGACATCGATGTGTAGTACTACAAAATCTCACATAGAAGTAGCGGTCGAATCATCCCCTCACATTCGCCTACTCCACGGGCTCGAGAAATCTGTCCGGGGGCTTGATCGATGGTGGCTACAGTTTTTTCAGAGACATCGTGATAGAAGGTGGCTATGGATTCCGTTGAGGAAGACCCAGACAACTGGAAAGAGATGCGTGAAGTCGTCCTCGAACGAGACAATCGGAAGTGCCAATTCTGTGGTGTGAGCGATGACGCCCACAAACAACGGTACAACAAGGGACTTCATGTCCACCATCTGAACCCGCGTCGGAATGGCGGATCCGACAAGGAAGACAATCTACTCACTGTCTGTCTAGGCTGTCACAAGGCTCTGGAATCTGCGACGAAGAAGGCGATAACGAACCATCTGGAAGCAGTCCAAGAAACAGTTGAAAATATGCGTAAGCATGCTCGCATTGACCGTCACCAGGCAGTTGATGAGGGAGATACGCCACCCATACGCGATGGAATGATTCCGTGGTGGCACCTTCAGGAAATGGACTCGTGGAGTCAAGCAATCTACTATCTCGGACGTGCAGAAGGACTCAAGCTATGGGCTGCCGAGATAGAGGACGTGTTTCCGGACAGCGAATAAGTCGTTCAGCAGGTTGGTCGCCTTCCATTTCACTCACACTCCATAATACGTCTGAGGAGTCTTCGTCTTCTCTCCGTCCCTCCTCTCTCAGCCCAGACGCGAATTGCTATTGCTCCGATGATAAGGACGAAACCGACGGCAGCAAGCACGTACTCGATACCGTCGAAGACGGCTACAGCAGTTCCCGGTCGCATGACGATATAGCCTGCCACTAGATACAAGATCGAGCCGATGAAGATCGGCACGAAAGAGAGGTTCGTGAGTGCTTTGTGAATCTCATAGTCGGACATACGATTCAGTTGTGCCTCAGGTCGGTCACTCATATTTCTCCTCGGGGATTTCGACGTCGTCCGCAGCTGGGACGTAGTTGACGAACCCGCACGATTCGCAGACCAGCGCGATCTCGTCCTCCCGGTCGGTCTTGTGCCACTCGACGTGTCCCTCGTGTTCATGACCGCACTCGGGACAGCGGTAGTCTCCCGTGTCGGACGTTGCATCTCCCGTCATCGGTTCGCTTCACCCCCGAAAGCGGTCAACTGTTCTTGCGGGTTCTCCTCGTCGACAGCTCGCTCCTCAACGGGACAGATCCGATGAACCTCGCCGTCGATCGTCGCCTCGGCGTGCTCCTCGAGCGGCTCGCCACAGCGGTGGCACCAGTCCATCGAGACGTCTCGGTCTCCGATAGTGTACTCGTCCTCCATGTCTCAGTCCTCCTTGGTTTCCCACGGTAGCGCCCCGCAGACGTGACATTCTCCGTGTTCGGTCGTTGCCTCTCCGCAATTATCGCACTCGTATGCGTATTCGGGATTATCGGTCGTCATGGCTCAGTTGTCTCCCGTAGCGGGTAGCTTGACCCATTCGCTCGAGCAGTTAGCACACGGTTCGTCAGCCGGCACGGTGTCACCACAGCCACGGCAGACACCGCGAATAGTCCTCTTTCGAGACGAATCGCTCATAGTACCCCCGCGAATTTCCCCGCGACGAACGTCAGTGTCACGCCGATCGCCAAGATAGCGGCCATCAGCAGGAGTTCTCGATTCATCTGGCTCTTTGATTGATCGCTCATTCTTGACACCCGTAGCAGACCCAGAGTCCGCCGTATGCGCTACCTTCGCGCTCATTACACTCAGTACCACACAGACCACACTGGCGACCGAGATCAAGTCGGTGGGACAAACTTAGCTCACCTCGAGTTCTTCGTCGAACTCCTCGTTTCGTCGCTCTCGGCTCTTGAAGACACGGCCACAGCACTCGCAGTGACAGTCATAGCTGCCGTGGTACTCCGTGAAGTGCGTCCAGTGCGAGCCACAGTGAGCGCACGGTTCGGCCTCTTGGTCGTAACTGAGCGGGCTGACCTGAATCTGATTACCTTCGCCCGCGGACGTTGCACGGTCAGACATCGAGAATCACCTCGACGTCGTCCATTCTCGAGTGGCTCGAGCAGAACGGGTCGTCCGTCATGTGCGAGACTGCGTTCTGGCAGCGGCCACCGTCGGCCTTCTTCGCGACACACTGCTGGGTGATCTCGGCGTCATCCCGCCGATCGAGATCGTCGTCGGGCCCGACATCGACCCCGAAGCGAGAAAGTTGATGGTCCGCATTCATCGCTGATCACCACTCGGCTGTTCGTTGCACTCGCACTCGTCAAGAGCGCGGTCGACGAATCCCTGAGCCTCGTTGATCTCCGAGAGAACATCGCCGACCGGCGCATCCTTCGCGTTCTGGAGCGCGTGCTTAGCGCGTAGAAGGCTGTGTTTCGGTTCCTGCATTACACTGGCACCTCCGATCCGATAAGGACGTCTTCTTGATTCTCGTCGATGAACTGCCGTCGTTCAGCGTCATCGATCGGATCCGTCCCGTTGAGTGATGCACTCGGGTTGTTTCCGAGGAAACCAGGCCGCTTCATGTCGACCATGCGAGCGGCCTTCACGAGCTCGTCTTTCACATTGTCTGGATCGCCGACGAGAAACACCGTAACCGTGTTCTCGTGCGTCGAGTGGTCGCCGTCTGCTGCAACCTCGATCTCGAGTACTCGATTGACTCGCTGGGAAGATTGTTCGCTCATGCTATCACCGTCTGTTGAGTTCGCTGGTCTCTCTGGTCCGACCGGTACACCATTCCGCGCCTGTCGAGAGTATCGCCTAAGTCCTCGGGATACTCGCCGAAGACTGCGATGATCGACGGGAACGGGGCGTTTCTGACTTGTTCTCGAGGATCGCCGAACGTCAAGCGTCCTTCAAGGAACGCGACCGCGTCTGCCTTCGTCGCATACTTGTGGAACCACTGGGTCGATGTGCGAGCTGGCGCGAGAACCAGCACAAGATCGACATCCTCTCGGTTTGACTCG contains:
- a CDS encoding HAD family hydrolase; translated protein: MSEQSSQRVNRVLEIEVAADGDHSTHENTVTVFLVGDPDNVKDELVKAARMVDMKRPGFLGNNPSASLNGTDPIDDAERRQFIDENQEDVLIGSEVPV
- a CDS encoding DNA N-6-adenine-methyltransferase; this translates as MSEKGTDREKWDTPPGHFGSKTDEWSTPPELLRSLEKAVGGFDLDPCSGAERKSIAEQTYTAEDDGLKQAWFGTVWCNPPYSDMESWMQKAVNESNREDVDLVLVLAPARTSTQWFHKYATKADAVAFLEGRLTFGDPREQVRNAPFPSIIAVFGEYPEDLGDTLDRRGMVYRSDQRDQRTQQTVIA
- a CDS encoding HNH endonuclease — encoded protein: MDSVEEDPDNWKEMREVVLERDNRKCQFCGVSDDAHKQRYNKGLHVHHLNPRRNGGSDKEDNLLTVCLGCHKALESATKKAITNHLEAVQETVENMRKHARIDRHQAVDEGDTPPIRDGMIPWWHLQEMDSWSQAIYYLGRAEGLKLWAAEIEDVFPDSE